The Pseudoxanthomonas sp. SL93 genome segment AACTGCGCGGTATTGGCGCTTTCGCGCGAGGCAAACTTGCCACGTAAGCGGACATCGCTTCGATCTCCCTGCGGCTCAGACTGGCGAATTGCGCCGAAGGCATCATCAACAGAGACCTCCCGCGTGCATCCACGCCATGGTGCAAGGCCCGGTACATGCGCTCGTGCAGGGCACGCGGCGACTCGCCCTGGCGAAGCCCCAGGGGGGTGCCGACGATGCGAGCAAAGGGCTGCTCATCAATTACGACCTTGCCGGCCAACGCCTCGCCATGGCAATCCATGCAGCCACGCGAGCGCACCAGCTCTTGTCCGCGAGCTGCCAGCATGACGTCGGGAGCTTCCAATGACACGTCCGCTGGGTACGTCCGACGCAGGCGGGCTTCGCTCGCTGCGTAGACGAAGATCACGCACAAGGCTGACAGCGCCGTGATAACGAGCAAGACGCGAACGGACCAACGGCCAAGCAGCTTGAATGAATGCACGGAGCACCGGGAGCAGGGGAGTGGCGCACAGGCTCGCAGGCGGCGATGGCCCCTGCCACACCCCCCGGTGGGTGATGAACACCCGCCGAAGACAGGTAGCGTCCCGCGCTTTGGCAAGGTCTGAGCCCACCGGCTCCAGGCGTACCATGCGCGCACGCCCAGGCCGGACCGCTTTCCATGCCCGTTTCCGTTCCTGAATTGATGCACGAGCCCGACCCCGCCCGCGCGCACCTCGCGCTGCTTACCCAGATGATCGAAGACATCTCCGGCGAGCTGGCGCTGGCGCCGCTACTCGACCGCCTGGTCGAGCGCGCCTGCCATCTGATAGGCGCTGACGACGGCCTCATTGGCCTGTACGATAGCGACGCCGATGTCATCCGTACCGTCAGCAGTCACAACATCCCCCCCGACCAGTTGGCCGACGCAGTGCCGCGGGGCCACGGCCTGACCGGATACGTCCTCGCCGAGGGTCGTGCGTATCGCGGTTATTACGACCAACTTCCGTCCACGCCGCGCGACGCACCGCCCGGCATGTACGTCATCGGCATGCCCGTCCATGCGCGTAAGCAACTCGTCGGCGTGTTCGGCGTAGGCGTGCATGACGGGCGCACCCTGGGTCAAGAAGCACAGGACATGCTGGCGCTGTTCGCTCGCCATGCCGGGGTGGCCATCGACAACGCACGACGATATGCGGAAGAGACGCGCCGTGCCGCGCGTTTTGCGCTCATCGCGCGCGTGGCCGCCATCGGGGCGTCCGGTCCCGACCTGGATTCACTGCTTCAACAGGCCGCCGACGCAATCCACGAAACGCTCGAGTACCCCAACGTGGATATTCCGCTGCTGGACCCTTGCATGCCCGATACCCTGGTCATCCGTATCCGCGGCGGCACCTACAAACAACTGATACGCCATGAGGACCGCTTGCCGATCGATCGCGGCATCATGGGCGCCGCCGTGCGCGAGCGGCGCACACAGCTGGTCAATGACGTAGCGCGCGATCCACGCTATGTCACGCCGCCGGGTGTGGTGCCGCCAGCGGCCGAGCTCGCGGTGCCAATCCTGCACGGCAGCGAGGTACTGGGTGCCCTGAACGTGGAGGGTGACCTGCACTTCGACGAGCTTGATCGCACCAGCCTGGAGATCGTTGCCGAGCATCTCGGCGTGGCTATCGTCAACGCGCGGCTGCATGAGGAATCCACCCGGGCCGCCATTCTCGAGGAACGGCAGCGGCTGGCGCGCGAACTGCACGACAACGTCACCCAGATCCTGTCCTCGATGAGCCTGATCACCCAGTCACTTGCGCAGGCTTGGCGCCAGGACGCTGACGAAGGCGCGCGCCGGATCGAGCGCCTGGGCGAGCTCTCGCGCTTGGCCTTCGGCGAGATGCGTGGCCTGCTGCAGGAACTCTCTCCGGACAAGCGCCCGCGCCAGCGCCCCCGGGGAACGCTGGAGCAGCGGCTGGTGCCCTTGCTGGCGGCCATGGCGCCCGACCACGTTCGGTTGGTGATACGCACGGACGGCGTGCTGCCCCAGGAAGAAGCGCATGAAGATGCTGTCGTGCGGCTTTGCCAGGAAGCCGTCTCCAACGCCGTTCGCCACGGCGCACCGTCCTCCATCGGCATCCGTGCGCGACTGAGTCAGGACCGCCTGCTGTTGACCATCATCGATGATGGCCGAGGCATGCCTGCCAACGTGCGCCGGGGCATGGGGCTCGACAATATGCGCCGCCGCGTAGCTGAACTGGGAGGGAGGCTGCAGATATCGCCCCGCCAGCCAAGCGGCACGCGGATCCGCGCGATTCTGCCGCGCGCCGACAGGGTGATGCCATGACCGACACGATCCGCATTCTACTGGTGGATGATCACGCAGTGGTTCGCGAAGGACTGCGCGGACTGCTGGAGCAGCAGCCTGACATGGTCATCATCGGCGAGGCCGGTGATGGCGCGGCCGCCCTGCGCGCCGCTGCCGCTGCAAGCCCCGACGTGGTAATCCTGGACATGAAAATGCCGGGCGCCACCCCCTCGGACACCATCGCCGGCTTGCGTACTGCATGTCCCAAAGCCCAGGTGCTGGTGTTCACCAGCTATGCCGAGGACAGCCAGGTGCGCGACGCGCTGACCGCGGGCGCGAGTGGTTACCTGCTCAAGGATGCGATGCGCGAAGATCTGATCCGTGCGGTACGTGAGGTGCATGCGGGGCGTGCGTGGCTAGACCCACAAGCGCAGCGTCAGATGCTCGACTGGATGCGCCGGCCCCCCTCAGTACTGGAAAGCCTGACCGAGCGGGAACGCTCCGTGCTCGTGCTGCTGGCTGAGGGCCACAGCAA includes the following:
- a CDS encoding GAF domain-containing sensor histidine kinase, with protein sequence MPVSVPELMHEPDPARAHLALLTQMIEDISGELALAPLLDRLVERACHLIGADDGLIGLYDSDADVIRTVSSHNIPPDQLADAVPRGHGLTGYVLAEGRAYRGYYDQLPSTPRDAPPGMYVIGMPVHARKQLVGVFGVGVHDGRTLGQEAQDMLALFARHAGVAIDNARRYAEETRRAARFALIARVAAIGASGPDLDSLLQQAADAIHETLEYPNVDIPLLDPCMPDTLVIRIRGGTYKQLIRHEDRLPIDRGIMGAAVRERRTQLVNDVARDPRYVTPPGVVPPAAELAVPILHGSEVLGALNVEGDLHFDELDRTSLEIVAEHLGVAIVNARLHEESTRAAILEERQRLARELHDNVTQILSSMSLITQSLAQAWRQDADEGARRIERLGELSRLAFGEMRGLLQELSPDKRPRQRPRGTLEQRLVPLLAAMAPDHVRLVIRTDGVLPQEEAHEDAVVRLCQEAVSNAVRHGAPSSIGIRARLSQDRLLLTIIDDGRGMPANVRRGMGLDNMRRRVAELGGRLQISPRQPSGTRIRAILPRADRVMP
- a CDS encoding response regulator transcription factor; its protein translation is MTDTIRILLVDDHAVVREGLRGLLEQQPDMVIIGEAGDGAAALRAAAAASPDVVILDMKMPGATPSDTIAGLRTACPKAQVLVFTSYAEDSQVRDALTAGASGYLLKDAMREDLIRAVREVHAGRAWLDPQAQRQMLDWMRRPPSVLESLTERERSVLVLLAEGHSNKHIARRLSLTEGTVKGYVSQVLDKLGVSDRTQAALLAHREGLVTRP